A window of Fluoribacter dumoffii NY 23 contains these coding sequences:
- a CDS encoding beta-ketoacyl synthase N-terminal-like domain-containing protein: protein MNKIKRQYQLSPQKNIFWREHRVSGRMILPLDNYLMMILKAFPTYPAAYLHLEQLSIHRPLIADREDYEVRLQLDCDEQGRCSIHLIHADSSQELLLSCVLHFSQEELKASSFSPDPSLLMQQGNFTDSDKHYLGRIYYLSDSYQLDKGKLTAALSPASNMTAKIAGLLHGPMHCQDAGIGNNNQPALPQYIERIGLNVLNLDSAHMLCADATSASLWDEKGRCLAHLTGFNANQEKAKSHPQDIAIIGMAGMFPKAENVAQFWQNLCDGVNAIEARNHRGNLSFKKERWAGWLNDIFEFDPAYFHLSQTEANAMDPQQRLFLTVVDDCLLDANYDRERLSQEQCGVYVGACQSSYRQHAKDKIPPQSFWGNAPSVIAGRVAYHYDLHGPAIVFDTACSSSLVALHHTAESIRNGSCSLAIAGGVFLMLDESFIEGADNASMLSPDHACNAFSDQANGFVPGEGVACVLLKSYSQAQADGDRIYACISASALNQDGLSNGITAPNGDAQTQLIKQLYRSEHIDLSKVAAIEAHGTGTHLGDPIEVYALTESFRDANLPVGAIAIGSVKSNIGHAIHAAGMAGFIKMVLAAYTHKIPPTLNCKQSNTHIDFHQIPFKPVDELMYWPENKPYAGISSFGFSGTNAHVVIKKIHNEPQLLAKQPNSQQKHYCYWKQSHTINLDNNAGYFAGHQVNGQAILPAVASLAVAQQAVSSVPCYLSQIKWSKPLIKTTDAKQTVHIRISEGMIFLESDNQDIFFRARIEQISEGFPELSHFPRHPLENEISTAKLYQRFKECGICYERSLQNMVHLSCNEQFAVAEIHTTEHVESWDINPYVLDCALQTIACFTLMRSDDLSVPSHADAISFYQPITTGKFFVVSHQRGELLFDIAVWNDYQQLCIVIEGLHATIIESSMAKEVQSTPKQEFENDNLALIYSVFAHRLETTIERLKSIETFGELGIDSLMGLDLIMDLEVHFGNLAKTLLIDYTNFQDLAVYLSGIDVPKDIPIEKTGETLPDHKEMHEDIAIIGMAVHLPEASNLRMLADTLSSGKDCVTYDDNWVYPYAARLKDANQFDALFFNIAPNDAFIMSPQERLMLQNAWHCFESAGIAVDGKPKAVSVYIGAMNNEYQLNGLELSLEQSKPVLANSTNASIANRISSVFNLTGPSLCLDTMCSSSLTAVYLACQSLRQGQVDLALVGGVNLITHDYKYQELLHRNMLSQAGYCAAFGDKADGYVPSEGVVCILLKPLSAAKRDSNTIFAVIKGSAINHNGRTSGYTVPHASMQAKVIEDALKDASIQAHQISYVECHGTGTRLGDPVEINGLGQLFDTNTSVFIGSLKSNYGHLEAAAGLAGIAKVVLQMQRRQLFPSLHAQPLNPEIKLPVGMQVSDCLQSWKEAETGNAYAGISSFGAGGSNAHVILTNYPSQPIVEVPQGPYLFLFSAKSKEALQRNIAVITQWLSNENHFNLYQLAYTLALGRTHLKERVAVFASNTQQLIQALENGQLSASSHPAATPEMIGLSRAFLEGKHGDFNPIFSTKVPMIADLPGYQFAARSFQLSKGKTKLVQDLAYSSFNFEPEPLLHSTSKQPSLLVFTDSNTQKNCLSWGISPQSIYLWKGNNSWQNYQGEFVNTDDLKVNEVECVVDCLTDLCSLQDHLSLLQYLIVTKKVKKLVQLTVFEEGIDAQMIAYYLQCQSNLRHGFKAVSVSMDLHGDQARRHLNNEISALIDYQRIRYQNGERMVWMLQDLEHRDFQSLPIASEKLHVVTGGTSGLGAACAEWLVTQGAKFLVLCGRTNVPQEHLWSHYLANHSTDKTADIIKLITRLRSKGCTVYYYLSPLDNSDQFEHWLDVVLQNGHSIGYVLHCAGITPKGLSDNDCLDISSLSDMLMTKLHAGKRLLSTLSKLDYDKCVLFSSVSSVYPTLASGVLEYSLGNRALNALAEQYQDGKVISVIWPAWEKSAANINQNKHYQRLGLGILSNEQWFSVLTTVLANPNVPALVLPSKEKLVYKSLPEPLLVNHSALMPALKQIFIEVVGLTEEDLDPSLPFESYGIDSVLVVSILKRIEALLQKDLAPEILLKHNSLEKLDAALSDISLPTLVSKQAPIQLTEKKSEQIAIVGMACQFPGSPDLQAYWQLLANGRRAINRIPESRLDNPNFAHFRGGFIDDHISADHRFHFNEVQWVKLHPLVKLALSLTEKALKDAGLSQTDIKGKHIGVYVGSRVPDNNANASMDAFSLIGRGQNFVAAHINHFYDLKGPSELVDTACSSSLVAIQHAVSALQDGDIDMAFVLGCDFIENTKPFAYMNEAGALSPDFQCKPFDARANGIVLGEGGGILLLKPLTQALSDKNKIYSTIEAVAINNDGFTMGYTTPNPVMQSQVIAKALQKASLQASDLTYVEMHATGTELGDPIELQSLNDVFANRYGQQICYVGSVKANIGHCLSAAGMAGMIKTVLCSYHQYLVAQPGDLQLAKRYRFHDSPLSPLSHNQDLATGVHHFGISAFGFGGTNAHVIITDAYNTSIEKVTSEVDKGNDAMQVFFAVEAL, encoded by the coding sequence ATGAATAAGATAAAACGCCAATATCAACTTTCTCCACAAAAGAATATCTTCTGGCGAGAGCATCGGGTGAGTGGGCGTATGATACTCCCCTTAGATAACTATTTAATGATGATATTGAAAGCCTTTCCTACTTATCCAGCGGCCTATCTTCATCTTGAGCAACTAAGTATCCATCGTCCTTTGATTGCGGATAGGGAGGATTATGAAGTTCGTTTACAACTGGATTGTGATGAGCAAGGTCGGTGCTCTATTCATTTAATTCATGCCGATAGTAGCCAGGAATTATTACTGAGTTGTGTATTGCATTTTTCGCAAGAGGAATTGAAAGCATCGTCATTCTCACCTGACCCTTCTCTTCTAATGCAGCAGGGGAATTTTACGGATTCGGACAAACATTATTTAGGTAGAATTTATTATTTATCAGATAGCTATCAGCTGGATAAGGGTAAATTGACTGCCGCCTTATCTCCAGCTTCCAATATGACTGCCAAAATAGCAGGGTTACTACATGGTCCCATGCATTGTCAGGATGCTGGCATAGGCAACAATAACCAACCTGCTTTACCTCAATACATTGAACGCATTGGTTTGAACGTGTTGAATCTTGATAGTGCTCATATGCTTTGCGCGGATGCTACAAGTGCAAGTCTATGGGATGAAAAAGGGAGATGTTTGGCGCATTTAACAGGATTTAATGCCAATCAAGAAAAAGCAAAAAGTCATCCTCAAGACATCGCAATCATTGGTATGGCAGGAATGTTTCCTAAAGCTGAAAATGTTGCGCAGTTTTGGCAAAATTTATGCGATGGTGTCAATGCGATAGAGGCAAGAAACCATAGAGGGAACTTGTCTTTTAAAAAAGAGCGGTGGGCTGGTTGGTTAAACGATATATTTGAGTTTGATCCCGCTTATTTCCATCTCTCTCAAACCGAAGCCAATGCTATGGATCCACAGCAGCGATTGTTTTTGACAGTAGTGGATGATTGTTTACTAGATGCTAATTATGATCGGGAGCGATTAAGTCAGGAACAATGTGGTGTGTATGTCGGTGCATGCCAAAGTAGCTATCGCCAACATGCAAAAGATAAAATACCCCCACAAAGTTTTTGGGGCAATGCGCCGTCGGTGATTGCTGGTCGAGTAGCTTATCACTATGATTTACATGGTCCCGCCATTGTATTTGATACCGCTTGTTCATCCTCATTGGTTGCTTTGCATCATACTGCAGAAAGTATTCGGAATGGATCGTGTTCGCTGGCGATTGCTGGTGGGGTCTTTTTGATGCTGGATGAGAGTTTTATCGAGGGTGCCGACAATGCTTCCATGTTATCTCCAGACCATGCTTGCAATGCTTTTTCTGATCAAGCGAATGGTTTTGTTCCTGGAGAAGGGGTGGCTTGTGTCTTGTTAAAATCCTATTCGCAAGCTCAAGCGGATGGAGATAGGATTTATGCCTGTATTTCGGCCAGTGCCCTGAATCAAGATGGATTGTCAAATGGAATTACTGCACCAAATGGTGATGCACAAACACAATTAATTAAACAGCTTTATAGATCAGAGCACATCGATTTATCCAAAGTCGCAGCCATTGAGGCACATGGTACTGGAACACACTTAGGTGATCCCATAGAGGTGTATGCCTTAACGGAGTCATTCCGCGATGCAAACTTGCCAGTAGGCGCGATAGCCATTGGCAGTGTGAAATCAAATATCGGGCATGCTATTCATGCAGCAGGTATGGCAGGTTTTATTAAAATGGTTCTGGCGGCGTATACTCATAAAATTCCACCTACCTTGAATTGTAAACAGTCCAATACTCATATTGACTTTCATCAGATACCATTTAAGCCAGTAGATGAACTAATGTATTGGCCTGAGAATAAACCTTATGCCGGCATCAGCTCCTTTGGTTTTTCTGGCACCAATGCGCATGTGGTGATTAAAAAAATCCATAACGAACCGCAACTATTGGCGAAGCAGCCAAACTCACAACAAAAACATTATTGCTACTGGAAACAGTCCCATACGATTAACCTGGATAATAACGCCGGTTATTTTGCAGGACATCAAGTGAATGGACAAGCTATTCTTCCGGCAGTAGCCAGTTTAGCGGTAGCCCAGCAAGCAGTCTCTTCGGTACCGTGCTATCTAAGCCAGATTAAATGGTCTAAGCCGCTGATTAAAACGACGGATGCTAAACAAACAGTTCACATCCGTATCTCAGAGGGAATGATATTCCTGGAATCTGATAATCAGGACATTTTTTTCCGCGCCAGGATTGAACAGATATCAGAGGGATTTCCTGAATTAAGTCATTTCCCACGTCATCCTCTTGAAAACGAAATATCAACCGCTAAGTTATATCAACGTTTCAAGGAATGCGGCATTTGCTATGAGCGTTCTTTGCAAAATATGGTGCATTTAAGTTGTAATGAGCAATTCGCAGTGGCAGAAATTCATACCACTGAACATGTTGAATCCTGGGATATCAATCCCTATGTATTAGATTGTGCTTTACAAACCATAGCCTGTTTTACATTGATGCGCAGTGATGACTTATCGGTACCAAGTCATGCGGATGCCATTTCTTTTTATCAGCCAATTACAACTGGGAAGTTTTTTGTAGTTAGTCATCAACGCGGAGAGCTGCTTTTTGATATTGCGGTATGGAATGACTACCAGCAACTTTGCATAGTCATTGAAGGTTTGCATGCTACGATTATTGAGTCTTCAATGGCTAAGGAAGTGCAATCAACCCCTAAGCAAGAGTTTGAAAATGATAACTTGGCACTCATTTACTCGGTATTCGCTCATCGCCTGGAAACGACTATTGAGCGATTAAAATCAATTGAGACTTTTGGTGAGTTGGGCATTGACTCATTGATGGGGCTGGACCTTATCATGGATTTAGAAGTCCACTTCGGTAATCTGGCAAAGACCCTGTTAATAGACTATACCAATTTTCAAGATTTAGCGGTTTATCTCTCCGGTATTGATGTTCCCAAAGACATCCCTATTGAAAAAACCGGAGAAACCCTCCCTGATCATAAGGAAATGCACGAAGACATCGCCATCATAGGTATGGCAGTTCACTTACCCGAAGCTAGCAACCTTCGGATGCTGGCTGACACTCTAAGTTCCGGTAAAGATTGTGTAACTTATGATGACAATTGGGTATATCCCTACGCTGCAAGACTAAAGGATGCGAATCAGTTTGATGCCTTATTTTTTAATATTGCTCCTAACGACGCATTTATTATGAGCCCCCAAGAACGCCTGATGCTGCAAAATGCCTGGCATTGTTTTGAGAGTGCAGGTATTGCTGTTGATGGTAAGCCCAAAGCGGTATCCGTTTACATCGGTGCAATGAATAATGAATATCAGTTAAATGGCCTTGAGCTAAGTCTGGAACAATCTAAGCCAGTTCTTGCCAACTCAACCAATGCCAGTATTGCGAATCGTATATCCAGTGTTTTTAATTTGACAGGACCGAGTTTATGTCTGGACACCATGTGTTCTTCATCACTGACTGCTGTTTATTTGGCCTGCCAATCTCTACGGCAAGGGCAAGTAGATTTGGCTTTAGTTGGTGGGGTAAACCTTATTACGCATGACTATAAATATCAGGAATTGTTGCATCGGAATATGCTGTCACAAGCGGGGTATTGTGCTGCATTTGGTGACAAGGCTGATGGCTATGTTCCTAGTGAAGGAGTTGTCTGTATTTTATTGAAACCATTATCTGCGGCCAAGCGGGACAGTAATACTATATTTGCCGTCATTAAAGGATCGGCTATTAACCATAATGGTCGAACCTCAGGTTACACAGTCCCTCATGCCTCTATGCAAGCAAAAGTGATTGAGGATGCTCTTAAGGATGCTTCAATCCAGGCACATCAAATAAGCTATGTGGAATGTCATGGGACGGGTACTCGATTAGGTGACCCTGTTGAAATTAATGGTCTTGGCCAACTATTCGATACCAACACCTCTGTGTTCATCGGTTCATTGAAGTCAAATTATGGCCATCTCGAAGCAGCCGCTGGTTTGGCGGGTATAGCAAAAGTTGTTTTGCAAATGCAGAGGAGACAACTATTTCCTTCACTACATGCGCAGCCATTGAATCCGGAAATTAAATTGCCAGTTGGCATGCAAGTGAGCGATTGTTTGCAATCATGGAAAGAGGCTGAAACCGGAAATGCCTATGCTGGAATATCCAGTTTTGGGGCAGGGGGAAGTAATGCCCATGTGATTCTCACCAACTATCCGTCTCAACCCATTGTAGAGGTTCCCCAAGGCCCCTATTTATTTCTTTTTAGTGCCAAAAGTAAAGAGGCACTTCAGAGGAATATTGCGGTTATCACCCAGTGGTTAAGTAATGAAAATCACTTTAACCTTTATCAGCTTGCTTATACTCTTGCACTAGGGCGTACGCATCTTAAAGAAAGAGTAGCGGTGTTTGCTTCCAATACCCAACAACTAATACAGGCATTGGAAAATGGGCAGCTTAGTGCCTCTTCACATCCAGCAGCAACCCCTGAAATGATTGGCTTATCTCGAGCGTTTCTAGAGGGAAAACATGGTGATTTTAACCCTATTTTTAGCACAAAAGTTCCGATGATTGCTGATTTGCCTGGCTATCAATTTGCCGCCAGATCATTCCAATTATCAAAGGGTAAAACGAAATTAGTTCAAGATTTAGCGTATAGCAGTTTTAACTTTGAACCAGAACCTTTACTCCATAGTACTTCTAAACAACCTTCTCTTTTGGTGTTTACAGATAGCAATACTCAAAAAAACTGTTTGTCATGGGGAATATCACCTCAATCTATCTATCTCTGGAAAGGCAATAATAGTTGGCAAAATTATCAAGGTGAGTTTGTAAACACCGATGATTTAAAGGTAAATGAGGTTGAGTGTGTTGTCGATTGCTTAACCGATTTATGCTCTTTGCAGGATCATTTAAGCTTGCTGCAATATTTGATTGTGACTAAGAAAGTTAAAAAACTGGTGCAGTTAACTGTCTTTGAAGAGGGCATTGATGCCCAAATGATAGCTTATTATTTACAATGTCAAAGTAATTTACGGCATGGATTTAAAGCGGTTAGTGTCTCAATGGATCTACATGGAGACCAGGCACGCAGGCACTTAAATAATGAAATCTCTGCGTTAATAGATTATCAACGCATACGTTATCAAAATGGGGAGCGTATGGTATGGATGCTTCAGGACTTAGAGCATCGGGATTTCCAATCTCTACCCATAGCTTCTGAAAAATTACATGTTGTTACTGGTGGAACCAGTGGTCTAGGAGCCGCATGTGCAGAATGGTTAGTTACTCAGGGGGCTAAATTTCTGGTACTTTGTGGTCGCACCAACGTACCACAGGAACATTTGTGGTCTCATTATTTGGCGAATCATAGTACTGATAAAACGGCTGATATCATAAAATTAATTACCAGATTAAGATCAAAAGGTTGTACCGTCTATTATTACCTAAGCCCACTGGACAATTCTGATCAGTTTGAACACTGGTTGGATGTAGTACTGCAAAATGGGCATTCCATTGGCTACGTTTTACATTGTGCGGGAATAACACCAAAGGGCTTGTCGGATAATGACTGTCTAGATATCTCATCTCTTTCGGATATGCTCATGACTAAGTTGCATGCGGGTAAACGCTTGCTCTCTACCCTGAGTAAACTTGATTATGATAAGTGCGTGCTGTTTTCTTCAGTATCAAGTGTTTATCCAACTTTAGCTAGTGGGGTATTAGAATACAGCTTGGGAAATAGGGCATTAAATGCACTGGCTGAACAATACCAGGATGGAAAAGTCATCTCGGTTATTTGGCCAGCATGGGAAAAAAGTGCAGCAAACATTAACCAAAACAAACACTATCAGCGTTTAGGTCTTGGGATATTAAGTAATGAACAGTGGTTTTCAGTTCTGACAACCGTTTTGGCTAATCCAAATGTTCCTGCTTTGGTATTACCAAGTAAGGAAAAACTAGTTTATAAATCACTACCAGAACCATTGTTAGTGAATCATTCGGCACTCATGCCAGCACTGAAACAAATTTTTATTGAAGTAGTTGGTTTGACTGAAGAAGATCTTGACCCATCGCTTCCTTTCGAGAGTTACGGGATTGATTCAGTGCTTGTGGTGAGCATTCTAAAAAGAATAGAAGCTTTATTACAAAAAGATTTAGCGCCGGAAATCTTATTGAAACATAACTCCTTGGAAAAATTGGATGCTGCATTGTCAGATATTTCCTTACCTACTCTAGTGTCAAAACAAGCTCCAATTCAGTTAACTGAAAAAAAGAGCGAGCAGATAGCAATTGTTGGTATGGCTTGCCAATTCCCTGGTAGCCCTGATTTACAAGCCTACTGGCAACTCCTGGCAAACGGGAGACGAGCGATAAACCGTATACCAGAATCACGTTTGGATAATCCAAATTTTGCCCATTTCCGTGGCGGATTTATTGATGATCATATTAGTGCTGATCATCGTTTCCATTTCAACGAGGTTCAATGGGTTAAGTTACATCCTTTGGTCAAATTAGCTTTGAGCTTAACTGAAAAGGCTCTTAAGGATGCTGGATTAAGTCAAACGGATATCAAGGGTAAACATATTGGCGTTTATGTGGGTAGCCGTGTTCCTGATAATAATGCCAATGCATCCATGGATGCATTTAGCCTGATAGGCAGAGGGCAAAACTTTGTGGCGGCACATATTAACCATTTTTATGACTTGAAGGGACCATCCGAGTTAGTGGATACGGCTTGCTCCTCATCCTTGGTTGCTATTCAACATGCTGTTTCTGCACTGCAAGACGGTGATATTGATATGGCCTTTGTGCTTGGCTGTGATTTCATTGAAAATACCAAACCATTTGCCTACATGAATGAAGCAGGTGCTTTGTCGCCCGATTTTCAATGTAAGCCATTTGATGCTCGTGCAAATGGTATTGTTCTAGGTGAAGGGGGTGGGATTCTCTTACTGAAACCGCTCACACAGGCATTGTCGGATAAAAACAAAATATACTCAAC